In Ficedula albicollis isolate OC2 unplaced genomic scaffold, FicAlb1.5 N00530, whole genome shotgun sequence, one genomic interval encodes:
- the LOC101810341 gene encoding olfactory receptor 14J1-like, whose product MHNSLWDTRNISYSGCAAQLFFFLFFISAEYFLLTTMCYDRYVSICKPLHYGTFLGSRACAHMAAAAWASGFLNALLHTANTFSLPLCHGNALGQFFCEIPHILRLSCSHSYLRKFGISVFTSFLALGCFVFIFFSYVQIFRAVLRIPSEQGRHAFSTCLPHLVVLSLYVSTAVFAYLKPPSISWPSLQFSVTVLYSVVPPALNPFIYSLRNQELKNAMKKLMTLYFQKHLNIFRCRSDLVRKRHDDLLTGRSGQSLPDTNMADGEVAFISSLHGLI is encoded by the exons ATGCACAATTCCCTCTGGGACACCAGGAACATCTCCTACTCAGGATGTGCTGCacagctctttttctttctcttctttatcTCAGCCGAGTATTTCCTCCTGACCACCATGTGCTACGACCGCTACGTGTCCATCTGCAAACCCCTGCACTACGGGaccttcctgggcagcagagcttgtgcccacatggcagcagctgcctgggccagTGGCTTTCTCAatgctctgctgcacacagcgaatacattttccctgcccctgtgccatgGCAATGCCCTGGGCCAATTCTTCTGTGAAATCCCACACATCCTCAGGCTCTCCTGCTCACACTCCTACctcaggaaatttgggatttctgttttcacttccTTCTTAGCACTTGGttgttttgtgttcatttttttctcctatgtGCAGAtcttcagggctgtgctgaggatcccctctgagcagggacGACACGCCTTTTCCACCTGCCTCCCTCACCTGGTGGTGCTCTCCCTGTATGTCAGCACTGCAGTATTTGCCTACCTGAAGCCCCCCTCCATCTCCTGGCCATCCCTGCAATTCTCAGTCACAGTTCTGTACTCAGTGGTGCCTCCAGCCCTTAACCCCTTCATTTACAGCCTGAGGAACCAGGAGCTCAAGAATGCCATGAAAAAGTTGATGACTCTatattttcagaagcatttaaatattttccgCTGCAGA AGCGACCTGGTTCGAAAAAGACACGACGACTTACTTACAGGTCGTTCGGGCCAATCACTCCCAGACACCAATATGGCGGATGGTGAAGTGGCGTTTATTTCCTCTTTGCATGGTCTTATATAA